In Morganella morganii, the following are encoded in one genomic region:
- the ppdD gene encoding prepilin peptidase-dependent pilin, giving the protein MNQRGFTLIEVMVVVAIVAVLSAIAVPGYQNYIRKAALIDVLRTVTAFKTSVELCSFDNPSFAGCNSGSGTIPADTPGRYIKSVKAENGVVTVQGNSSLAALTVSTTPVRNPLNGITVWTTDCNSEEDALKKICLDVIK; this is encoded by the coding sequence ATGAACCAGCGCGGATTCACATTAATCGAGGTGATGGTGGTGGTTGCCATTGTGGCCGTTCTCAGTGCCATCGCGGTTCCCGGCTATCAGAACTATATCCGGAAGGCAGCACTGATTGACGTGCTGCGCACGGTTACCGCGTTTAAAACCAGCGTGGAACTGTGCAGTTTTGATAATCCCTCTTTTGCAGGATGCAACAGCGGGTCGGGCACCATTCCGGCTGATACTCCGGGGCGCTACATCAAATCCGTCAAAGCGGAAAACGGTGTTGTGACGGTACAGGGAAACAGTTCACTGGCTGCGCTGACGGTCAGCACTACCCCGGTAAGAAATCCGCTTAACGGTATCACGGTCTGGACAACCGACTGTAACAGCGAAGAAGACGCACTGAAAAAAATCTGTCTTGACGTCATCAAGTAA
- the ampD gene encoding 1,6-anhydro-N-acetylmuramyl-L-alanine amidase AmpD, producing MDIQDGWLTTARRVISPHHDTRPEQVTPRLLVIHNISLPPGQFGGPYIDQLFQGTLDPDAHPFFAEIQALRVSAHCLIRRTGEIVQYVPFDARAWHAGVSCYQGTEKCNDFSVGIELEGTDTRPFTDEQYRALTAVTQVLLAHYPQIKGHITGHSDIAPGRKTDPGPCFDWNRYRNSLNPADVPAE from the coding sequence ATGGATATTCAGGATGGTTGGCTGACCACAGCGCGCCGGGTGATTTCACCGCATCACGATACCCGGCCGGAACAGGTGACTCCCCGTTTACTGGTGATCCACAATATCAGTCTGCCGCCGGGACAGTTCGGTGGTCCGTATATTGACCAGCTTTTTCAGGGCACGCTGGACCCGGATGCACATCCGTTTTTTGCTGAAATACAGGCGCTGCGGGTTTCCGCACATTGCCTGATCCGCCGGACCGGGGAAATTGTGCAGTATGTGCCTTTTGATGCACGGGCCTGGCATGCGGGGGTTTCCTGTTATCAGGGTACAGAAAAGTGTAATGATTTTTCCGTCGGTATTGAGCTGGAAGGCACGGATACCCGACCTTTTACGGATGAACAGTACCGCGCACTGACTGCGGTGACACAGGTGCTTCTGGCACACTATCCGCAAATAAAAGGGCATATCACCGGACACAGTGATATTGCGCCGGGGCGCAAAACGGATCCCGGTCCCTGTTTCGACTGGAACCGATACAGGAATTCACTGAATCCGGCAGACGTTCCGGCTGAATAA
- the pdhR gene encoding pyruvate dehydrogenase complex transcriptional repressor PdhR: MAYSKIRQPKLADVIEQRLEHLILDGTLSPGEKLPPERELAKQFDVSRPSLREAIQKLEAKGFLLRRQGGGTFVQSNLWQSFSDPLAQLLEGHPESQFDLLETRHALEGIAAYYAALRGTEADFVRITNSHQAIADARDAGDVEAESQAVLQYQLIVTEAAHNVVLLHLLRCMVPMLEKNIRQNFEFLYTRKEMLAMVSEHREQVFRAIMSRSPEVAREASHRHLAFLEDVLLDMSREHTRRERSLRRLQQYTE, translated from the coding sequence ATGGCTTACAGCAAAATCCGCCAACCAAAATTAGCCGACGTGATCGAGCAGCGGCTGGAACACTTAATCCTCGACGGCACTCTGAGCCCGGGGGAGAAGCTGCCGCCTGAACGCGAGCTGGCCAAACAGTTCGACGTCTCACGTCCCTCACTGCGCGAAGCAATTCAAAAACTTGAAGCGAAAGGCTTTCTGCTGCGCAGACAAGGTGGCGGCACATTTGTACAGAGCAATCTCTGGCAAAGCTTCAGTGACCCGCTGGCCCAGCTGCTGGAAGGGCATCCCGAATCTCAGTTTGATCTGCTGGAAACCCGTCATGCCCTCGAGGGTATTGCTGCCTATTATGCCGCACTGCGGGGAACCGAAGCGGATTTTGTCCGTATCACCAACAGCCATCAGGCGATTGCCGATGCCCGCGACGCCGGGGATGTGGAAGCCGAATCTCAGGCTGTCCTGCAATATCAGCTGATTGTCACAGAAGCCGCACATAATGTGGTGCTGTTACATCTGCTGCGCTGTATGGTGCCGATGCTGGAAAAAAATATCCGGCAGAACTTTGAATTCTTATATACCCGGAAAGAGATGCTGGCGATGGTCAGCGAGCACCGGGAACAGGTATTCCGGGCCATTATGAGCCGGTCGCCGGAGGTTGCGCGGGAAGCATCCCACCGCCATCTGGCATTCCTGGAAGACGTATTGCTGGATATGAGCCGTGAACACACCCGCCGGGAACGTTCACTGCGCCGTCTCCAGCAGTATACAGAATAA
- the aceE gene encoding pyruvate dehydrogenase (acetyl-transferring), homodimeric type, producing the protein MSDILNNDVDPIETRDWLQAIESVIREEGVERAQFLIDQVLNTARQGGVSVAAGAAARNYINTIPVEDEPAYPGNLELERRIRSAIRWNAVMMVLRASKKDLDLGGHMASYQSAATMYEVCFNHFFRAQNEKDGGDVIYFQGHLSPGYYARAFMEGRLTEEQLNNFRQEIGGKGLPSYPHPKLMPNFWQFPTVSMGLGPLAAIYQAKFLKYLEHRGLKDTSEQTVYAFLGDGEMDEPESKGAINIAVRESLDNLIFVINCNLQRLDGPVNGNGKIVNEMEGMFAGAGWQVIKVMWGGRWDELLKKDTSGKLIQLMNETVDGDYQTFKSKDGAYVREHFFNRYPETAALVKDWTDEQIFALNRGGHDPKKMFAALKKAHDTKGKPTLILAQTVKGYGMGDTAEGKNIAHQVKKMNMEGVRHLRDRFNIDVADDQLEKLPFIKFDENSEEQKYMMERRAALHGPVPSRRSHFDEKLDIPALSDFSQLLEEQSKEISTTIAFVRALNVMLKNKSIKERIVPIIADEARTFGMEGLFRQIGIYNSKGQLYTPQDREQVAYYREDVKGQILQEGINELGAGASWLAAATSYSTNNLPMIPFYIYYSMFGFQRIGDLMWMAGDQQARGFLIGGTSGRTTLNGEGLQHEDGHSHIQSLTIPNCLSYDPSFAYEVAVIMQDGLERMYGEAQENIYYYITTLNENYHMPAMPEGVEEGIRKGIYKLETLTGDKGKVQLLGSGAILRHVREAGQILSSEYGISSDIYSVTSFTELAREGQDCDRWNMLHPSETPRVPYITQVMNDAPAVASTDWMKLFAEQVRGYVPADQYRVLGTDGYGRSDSRDNLRHHFEIDAGYVVVAALGELAKRGEVDVKVVEEAIKKFSINPEKVNPRVA; encoded by the coding sequence ATGTCAGACATTTTGAACAATGACGTGGATCCGATCGAAACCCGCGACTGGCTACAGGCGATCGAATCGGTCATCCGTGAAGAAGGTGTTGAGCGTGCACAGTTCCTGATTGATCAGGTTCTGAATACTGCCCGTCAGGGTGGTGTGAGTGTTGCAGCAGGTGCTGCGGCCCGTAACTACATCAACACCATTCCTGTTGAGGATGAACCTGCCTACCCGGGCAACCTGGAGCTGGAACGTCGTATCCGTTCTGCTATCCGCTGGAACGCTGTCATGATGGTCCTGCGCGCATCCAAGAAAGATCTGGATCTGGGCGGTCACATGGCATCTTACCAGTCTGCGGCTACCATGTATGAAGTGTGCTTCAACCACTTCTTCCGTGCGCAGAACGAAAAAGACGGCGGTGATGTTATTTATTTCCAGGGCCACTTAAGCCCGGGCTACTACGCACGCGCATTCATGGAAGGTCGTCTGACCGAAGAGCAGCTGAACAATTTCCGTCAGGAAATCGGCGGCAAAGGTCTGCCTTCTTATCCGCACCCTAAACTGATGCCTAACTTCTGGCAGTTCCCGACCGTTTCTATGGGTCTGGGGCCGCTGGCGGCTATCTATCAGGCTAAGTTCCTGAAATATCTGGAACACCGTGGTCTGAAAGACACTTCCGAGCAAACCGTTTATGCCTTCCTGGGTGATGGTGAGATGGATGAGCCGGAATCTAAAGGTGCAATCAATATCGCTGTCCGCGAAAGCCTGGACAACCTGATCTTCGTTATCAACTGTAACCTGCAGCGTCTTGACGGCCCTGTAAACGGTAACGGTAAAATCGTTAACGAAATGGAAGGTATGTTCGCAGGTGCCGGCTGGCAGGTAATCAAAGTCATGTGGGGCGGCCGCTGGGATGAACTGCTGAAGAAAGATACCAGCGGTAAACTGATCCAACTGATGAACGAAACCGTTGACGGCGACTATCAGACATTCAAATCCAAAGACGGTGCTTACGTCCGTGAACACTTCTTCAACCGCTATCCGGAAACTGCTGCATTAGTCAAAGACTGGACTGATGAGCAGATCTTCGCACTGAACCGCGGTGGTCACGATCCGAAGAAAATGTTCGCTGCACTGAAAAAAGCGCATGACACCAAAGGTAAACCAACTCTGATCCTGGCCCAGACCGTTAAAGGTTATGGTATGGGTGATACCGCTGAAGGTAAAAACATCGCTCACCAGGTTAAGAAAATGAACATGGAAGGCGTGCGCCATCTCCGTGATCGTTTCAATATCGATGTGGCTGATGATCAGCTGGAAAAACTGCCGTTCATCAAGTTTGACGAAAACTCTGAAGAGCAGAAATACATGATGGAACGCCGTGCGGCACTGCATGGTCCGGTTCCTTCACGCCGTTCTCATTTCGATGAGAAACTGGATATTCCTGCACTGAGCGATTTCAGCCAGTTACTGGAAGAGCAGAGCAAAGAAATCTCCACCACTATCGCGTTTGTGCGTGCACTGAACGTGATGCTGAAAAACAAATCCATCAAAGAACGCATCGTGCCAATCATTGCTGACGAAGCACGTACATTCGGTATGGAAGGTCTGTTCCGTCAGATCGGTATCTACAACTCCAAAGGTCAGCTGTATACCCCGCAGGACCGTGAGCAGGTTGCTTACTACCGTGAAGATGTGAAAGGTCAGATCCTGCAGGAAGGTATCAACGAACTGGGTGCAGGTGCATCCTGGCTGGCAGCTGCGACTTCTTACAGCACCAACAACCTGCCGATGATTCCGTTCTACATCTACTACTCAATGTTCGGTTTCCAGCGTATCGGTGACCTGATGTGGATGGCAGGCGATCAGCAGGCACGCGGCTTCCTGATCGGCGGTACCTCAGGCCGTACCACCCTGAACGGTGAAGGTCTGCAGCACGAAGACGGCCACAGCCACATTCAGTCTCTGACTATCCCTAACTGCCTGTCTTATGACCCGTCATTCGCGTACGAAGTTGCGGTCATCATGCAGGATGGTCTGGAGCGTATGTATGGTGAAGCTCAGGAAAACATTTACTACTACATCACCACGCTGAACGAAAACTACCACATGCCTGCAATGCCGGAAGGTGTTGAGGAAGGTATCCGTAAAGGTATCTACAAGCTCGAAACCCTGACCGGTGATAAAGGCAAGGTACAGTTACTGGGTTCAGGTGCGATTCTGCGTCATGTGCGTGAAGCAGGTCAGATTCTGTCTTCTGAGTACGGTATCAGCTCTGATATCTACAGCGTAACCTCGTTCACCGAACTGGCCCGTGAAGGTCAGGATTGTGACCGCTGGAACATGCTGCATCCGTCAGAAACCCCGCGCGTGCCTTACATCACTCAGGTGATGAACGATGCACCTGCTGTGGCGTCCACTGACTGGATGAAACTGTTCGCAGAACAGGTTCGCGGTTATGTTCCTGCTGACCAGTACCGTGTACTGGGTACTGACGGTTACGGCCGTTCAGACAGCCGTGATAACCTGCGTCATCATTTCGAAATCGATGCCGGTTACGTTGTTGTTGCTGCTCTGGGTGAGCTGGCTAAACGTGGTGAAGTTGACGTGAAAGTGGTTGAAGAAGCCATTAAGAAATTCAGCATCAACCCTGAAAAAGTTAACCCGCGTGTGGCATAA
- the aceF gene encoding pyruvate dehydrogenase complex dihydrolipoyllysine-residue acetyltransferase, producing MSIEIHVPDIGSDEVDVTEILVSVGDKVEAEQSLITVEGDKASMEVPSPQAGVVKEIKVAVGDKVSTGSFIMVFEAEAAAAAPAPAAQAAAPAAPAAAAASALKEVHVPDIGGDEVDVTEIMVSVGDTVTEEQSLITVEGDKASMEVPSPMAGVVKEIKVAVGDKVSTGSLIMVFEVAGAAPAAQPAAAAPAPAAAAPAVAADKEIHVPDIGGDEVDVTEIMVSVGDTVTEEQSLITVEGDKASMEVPSPMAGKVKEIKVAVGDKVKTGSLIMVFEVAGAAPAPAAQPAAAAPAAAAPASAPAAKAAPAAAPAAGNDFVENDAYVHASPVIRRLAREFGVNLAKVKGTGRKGRILREDVQAYVKDAVKRAEAAPAAAGGGLPGMLPWPKVDFSKFGEVEEVELSRIQKLSGANLSRNWVMIPHVTLMDEADITDVEEFRKQQNKEAEKKQLGVKITPLVFVMKAAAKALVEMPRFNSSITEDAQRLILKKYVNIGIAVDTPNGLVVPVIKDVNKKGILELSYELAEISKKARNGKLTSSDMQGGCFTISSLGGIGTTGFAPIVNAPEVAIMGLSRSSMKPVWDGKQFVPRLILPMSLSFDHRVIDGADGARFITLINQYMSDLRRLAM from the coding sequence ATGTCTATTGAAATCCATGTGCCCGATATCGGTTCAGATGAAGTTGATGTAACAGAAATTCTGGTCAGTGTCGGCGATAAAGTAGAAGCAGAACAATCACTCATCACCGTTGAAGGTGACAAGGCGTCGATGGAAGTTCCGTCTCCGCAGGCAGGGGTTGTTAAAGAAATTAAAGTGGCTGTGGGCGACAAAGTCAGCACCGGCTCTTTCATCATGGTATTTGAAGCAGAGGCCGCAGCAGCGGCTCCTGCTCCGGCAGCTCAGGCTGCCGCACCGGCTGCTCCGGCGGCGGCTGCCGCATCCGCACTGAAAGAAGTTCATGTGCCGGATATCGGCGGTGACGAAGTTGACGTGACTGAAATCATGGTCAGCGTCGGCGATACCGTGACTGAAGAACAGTCTCTGATCACCGTTGAAGGCGACAAAGCGTCAATGGAAGTTCCGTCTCCGATGGCGGGCGTGGTTAAAGAGATCAAAGTTGCTGTCGGCGATAAAGTCAGCACCGGTTCCCTGATCATGGTCTTTGAAGTTGCGGGCGCAGCACCGGCGGCACAGCCTGCCGCAGCCGCTCCGGCTCCTGCAGCAGCGGCACCTGCCGTGGCAGCAGACAAAGAAATCCATGTACCGGATATCGGCGGTGATGAAGTTGACGTGACTGAAATCATGGTCAGCGTCGGCGATACCGTGACTGAAGAACAGTCTCTGATCACCGTTGAAGGCGACAAAGCCTCAATGGAAGTCCCGTCTCCGATGGCCGGTAAAGTTAAAGAAATCAAAGTAGCCGTTGGCGATAAAGTCAAAACCGGCTCTCTGATCATGGTATTCGAAGTAGCGGGTGCAGCACCTGCTCCGGCAGCACAGCCAGCCGCCGCCGCACCTGCGGCCGCAGCACCGGCGTCTGCACCGGCAGCGAAAGCCGCTCCGGCAGCAGCTCCGGCTGCGGGTAATGACTTCGTTGAGAACGATGCTTACGTTCACGCAAGCCCGGTTATCCGCCGTCTGGCCCGTGAATTCGGTGTGAACCTGGCGAAAGTCAAAGGCACAGGCCGTAAAGGCCGTATCCTGCGCGAAGACGTTCAGGCTTATGTGAAAGATGCGGTGAAACGCGCTGAAGCGGCTCCGGCTGCAGCTGGCGGCGGTTTACCAGGCATGCTGCCATGGCCGAAAGTGGACTTCAGCAAGTTCGGTGAAGTGGAAGAAGTTGAACTGAGCCGTATTCAGAAACTGTCCGGCGCTAACCTGAGCCGTAACTGGGTGATGATCCCGCACGTTACGCTGATGGACGAAGCAGACATCACTGATGTTGAAGAATTCCGCAAACAGCAGAACAAAGAAGCTGAGAAGAAACAGCTGGGCGTGAAAATCACTCCGCTGGTCTTTGTGATGAAAGCCGCTGCCAAAGCGCTGGTCGAAATGCCGCGTTTCAACAGCTCTATCACCGAAGATGCACAGCGTCTGATTCTGAAAAAATATGTCAATATCGGTATCGCGGTAGACACCCCGAACGGCCTGGTTGTTCCTGTCATTAAAGACGTGAACAAAAAAGGTATTCTGGAACTGTCTTACGAACTGGCTGAAATCTCCAAAAAAGCCCGTAACGGTAAGCTGACTTCTTCTGATATGCAGGGCGGATGTTTCACCATCTCCAGCCTGGGCGGTATCGGGACAACCGGTTTCGCACCGATTGTTAACGCACCGGAAGTGGCTATCATGGGTCTGTCACGTTCATCCATGAAACCGGTATGGGACGGCAAACAGTTTGTTCCGCGTCTCATTCTGCCAATGTCACTCTCCTTCGACCACCGTGTGATCGATGGTGCTGACGGCGCCCGCTTCATCACGCTGATTAATCAGTACATGAGCGATTTACGCCGCCTGGCGATGTAA
- the lpdA gene encoding dihydrolipoyl dehydrogenase, with protein MSTEIKAQVVVLGAGPAGYSAAFRCADLGLETVLIERYSTLGGVCLNVGCIPSKALLHVAKVIEEAKALASHGIVFGEPQTDIDKVRLWKEKVISQLTGGLAGMAKGRKVTVVNGLGQFTGANTIEVNGEKGKTTITFDNAIIAAGSRPIQLPFIPHEDPRVWDSTDALQLKTVPGRLLVMGGGIIGLEMGTVYHALGSQIDVVEMFDQVIPAADKDIVKLFTKRISSKFNLMLETKVTAVEAKEDGIYVTMEGKKGPAEPQRYDAVLVAIGRTPNGKLLAADKAGVEVDDRGFIHVDKQMRTNVPHIFAIGDIVGQPMLAHKGVHEGHVAAEVISGLKHYFDPKVIPSIAYTEPEVAWVGLTEKEAKEKGISYETATFPWAASGRAIASDCAEGMTKLIFDKESHRVIGGAIVGTNGGELLGEIGLAIEMGCDAEDLALTIHAHPTLYESIGMAAEIYEGSITDLPNPKAKKKK; from the coding sequence ATGAGTACTGAAATTAAAGCCCAGGTCGTTGTACTTGGTGCGGGCCCTGCAGGGTATTCAGCGGCTTTCCGCTGTGCTGACTTAGGTCTGGAAACTGTCCTGATTGAACGCTATTCAACCTTAGGTGGTGTCTGCCTGAACGTAGGTTGTATCCCGTCTAAAGCATTACTGCATGTTGCTAAAGTGATCGAAGAAGCGAAAGCGCTGGCTTCTCACGGCATCGTGTTCGGCGAACCGCAGACCGATATCGATAAAGTCCGTCTGTGGAAAGAGAAAGTTATTTCTCAGTTAACCGGCGGTCTGGCCGGTATGGCGAAAGGCCGTAAAGTGACTGTTGTGAATGGTCTCGGCCAGTTCACCGGCGCAAATACTATCGAAGTCAACGGTGAGAAGGGTAAAACCACCATCACGTTTGACAACGCGATTATTGCTGCGGGCTCACGCCCGATCCAGCTGCCGTTTATCCCGCACGAAGATCCGCGTGTCTGGGATTCAACTGATGCACTGCAGCTGAAAACCGTCCCGGGCCGTCTGCTGGTCATGGGTGGTGGTATCATCGGTCTGGAAATGGGTACCGTATACCACGCGCTGGGTTCACAGATTGATGTTGTTGAAATGTTTGACCAGGTCATTCCTGCGGCAGACAAAGATATCGTTAAACTGTTCACCAAACGTATCAGCTCCAAGTTTAACCTGATGCTGGAAACCAAAGTGACTGCCGTTGAAGCCAAAGAAGATGGTATCTATGTCACAATGGAAGGCAAGAAAGGCCCTGCAGAACCACAGCGTTACGACGCGGTTCTGGTGGCTATCGGCCGTACCCCTAACGGTAAACTGCTGGCGGCTGATAAAGCCGGTGTTGAAGTTGACGATCGCGGTTTCATTCACGTTGACAAACAAATGCGCACCAACGTGCCGCACATCTTTGCTATCGGCGATATCGTCGGTCAGCCGATGCTGGCGCACAAAGGTGTTCACGAAGGTCACGTGGCAGCCGAAGTTATCTCCGGTCTGAAACACTACTTCGATCCGAAAGTGATCCCATCTATTGCCTATACCGAACCGGAAGTGGCATGGGTTGGTCTGACCGAGAAAGAAGCGAAAGAGAAGGGCATCAGCTACGAAACAGCAACCTTCCCGTGGGCAGCTTCCGGCCGTGCAATCGCGTCTGACTGCGCTGAAGGTATGACCAAACTGATTTTCGACAAAGAATCTCACCGTGTTATCGGTGGTGCGATTGTCGGTACTAACGGCGGCGAGCTGTTAGGTGAAATCGGCCTGGCTATCGAAATGGGTTGTGATGCGGAAGATCTGGCACTGACCATCCACGCTCACCCGACGCTGTACGAATCAATCGGTATGGCGGCTGAGATTTACGAAGGCAGCATCACTGACCTTCCGAATCCGAAAGCGAAAAAGAAAAAGTAA
- the acnB gene encoding bifunctional aconitate hydratase 2/2-methylisocitrate dehydratase, with product MLENYRRHVAERAAQGIAPKPLEAAQVAELVELLKSPPAGEEAFLVDLITNRVPPGVDEAAYVKAGFLAALAKGEAHSPLISAEKAVELLGTMQGGYNIHALIESLDNEKLAPVAAKALSHTLLMFDNFYDVEEKAKAGNSYAQKIIQSWADADWFLERPQLAEKLTVTVFKVSGETNTDDLSPAPDAWSRPDIPLHALAMLKNPRDGIDPDEPGNIGPVNQIDLLSKKGFPLAYVGDVVGTGSSRKSATNSVLWFMGDDIPYVPNKRGGGIVLGGKIAPIFFNTMEDAGALPVEVDVSNLNMGDVIDVYPYKGEIRNHDTNELLATFELKTDVLLDEVRAGGRIPLIIGRGLTAKARESLGLPHTDIFRQAKPVEKSSRGFSLAQKMVGRACGVAGVRPGEYCEPKMTSVGSQDTTGPMTRDELKDLACLGFSADLVMQSFCHTAAYPKPVDVNTHHTLPDFIMNRGGVSLRPGDGIIHSWLNRMLLPDTVGTGGDSHTRFPIGISFPAGSGLVAFAAATGVMPLDMPESVLVRFKGKMQPGITLRDLVHAIPYYAIQQGLLTVEKKGKKNIFSGRILEIEGLPTLKVEQAFELADASAERSAAGCTIKLDKAPITEYLNSNIVLLKWMIAEGYGDRRTIERRIQSMEKWLADPQLLEGDADADYAAVIEIDLNDIKEPILCAPNDPDDARLLSDVAGSKIDEVFIGSCMTNIGHFRAAGKLLDSHKGQLPTRLWVAPPTKMDAAQLTEEGYYSIFGKSGARVEIPGCSLCMGNQARVADNSTVVSTSTRNFPNRLGTGADVYLASAELAAVASLLGRLPTPAEYQTFMDKVDETAEDTYRYLNFDQLNEYTKVADGVIFQTQV from the coding sequence GTGCTGGAAAATTACCGCAGGCACGTTGCCGAACGTGCAGCACAAGGGATCGCCCCTAAGCCATTGGAAGCCGCTCAGGTTGCTGAGTTAGTCGAATTACTGAAATCTCCGCCGGCAGGCGAAGAAGCGTTTCTTGTTGATCTGATTACCAACCGTGTACCGCCGGGTGTTGATGAAGCCGCGTATGTGAAAGCCGGTTTTCTGGCCGCTCTGGCAAAGGGTGAAGCACATTCACCGCTGATCTCCGCTGAAAAAGCCGTTGAATTACTCGGAACCATGCAGGGTGGTTATAATATTCACGCCCTGATTGAATCCCTCGATAACGAAAAACTGGCCCCTGTGGCCGCCAAAGCGCTCTCTCATACTTTACTGATGTTTGATAATTTCTATGATGTGGAAGAAAAGGCGAAAGCCGGTAATTCCTATGCACAGAAAATTATTCAGTCCTGGGCTGATGCAGACTGGTTCCTGGAGCGTCCGCAGCTGGCAGAAAAACTGACCGTCACCGTCTTTAAAGTCTCCGGTGAAACCAATACCGATGATCTGTCACCGGCACCGGATGCCTGGTCGCGTCCGGATATCCCGCTGCATGCTCTCGCGATGCTGAAAAACCCGCGTGACGGTATTGATCCGGATGAACCGGGTAATATCGGTCCGGTTAATCAGATCGATCTGCTCAGCAAAAAAGGGTTCCCGCTGGCCTATGTCGGTGATGTGGTCGGTACCGGCTCTTCCCGTAAATCCGCGACCAACTCCGTGCTGTGGTTTATGGGGGATGATATCCCGTATGTGCCGAACAAACGCGGCGGCGGTATCGTGCTGGGCGGCAAAATTGCCCCGATTTTCTTCAACACGATGGAAGATGCGGGTGCTCTGCCGGTGGAAGTGGATGTCAGCAACCTGAATATGGGGGATGTGATCGACGTTTACCCGTATAAAGGTGAGATCCGCAATCATGACACCAATGAACTGCTGGCGACATTTGAACTGAAAACCGATGTGCTGCTGGATGAGGTCCGCGCCGGTGGCCGTATCCCGCTGATTATCGGCCGTGGCCTGACCGCCAAAGCCCGCGAGTCTCTCGGTCTGCCGCATACGGATATTTTCCGTCAGGCGAAACCGGTTGAGAAAAGCAGCCGCGGTTTCTCGCTGGCTCAGAAGATGGTCGGCCGTGCCTGCGGCGTGGCAGGTGTTCGTCCGGGCGAGTACTGCGAGCCTAAGATGACCTCTGTCGGCTCTCAGGACACCACCGGGCCGATGACCCGTGATGAACTGAAAGACCTGGCGTGTCTTGGTTTCTCAGCGGATCTGGTGATGCAGTCTTTCTGTCACACAGCCGCTTATCCTAAACCGGTGGATGTAAATACTCACCACACTCTGCCTGATTTCATTATGAACCGTGGCGGTGTGTCGCTGCGTCCGGGGGACGGTATCATCCACTCCTGGCTGAACCGTATGCTGCTGCCGGATACCGTGGGTACCGGTGGTGACTCACACACCCGTTTCCCTATCGGGATTTCCTTCCCGGCCGGTTCCGGTCTGGTTGCTTTTGCAGCAGCGACCGGCGTGATGCCGCTGGATATGCCGGAATCTGTGCTGGTGCGCTTTAAAGGAAAAATGCAGCCGGGGATCACACTGCGTGATCTGGTGCATGCCATCCCGTATTACGCTATTCAGCAGGGCCTGCTGACGGTGGAGAAAAAAGGGAAGAAAAACATTTTTTCCGGTCGTATCCTGGAAATTGAAGGTCTGCCGACACTGAAAGTGGAACAGGCGTTTGAGCTGGCGGATGCCTCTGCCGAGCGTTCTGCGGCGGGTTGTACCATCAAATTGGATAAAGCGCCGATCACAGAATACCTCAATTCCAACATCGTTCTGCTGAAGTGGATGATTGCGGAAGGTTACGGCGATCGCCGTACCATTGAGCGCCGTATTCAGAGCATGGAAAAATGGCTGGCGGATCCGCAGTTGCTGGAAGGTGATGCGGATGCGGATTACGCAGCGGTGATCGAAATCGACCTCAATGACATCAAAGAGCCGATTCTCTGCGCGCCGAATGATCCGGATGATGCTCGTCTGCTGTCTGACGTGGCAGGCAGTAAAATTGATGAGGTCTTTATCGGCTCCTGCATGACCAACATCGGGCACTTCCGCGCGGCGGGTAAACTGCTCGACAGTCATAAAGGCCAGCTGCCGACCCGCCTGTGGGTGGCACCGCCGACCAAGATGGATGCCGCTCAGCTGACAGAAGAGGGCTATTACAGCATCTTCGGTAAGAGCGGTGCCCGTGTTGAGATCCCGGGCTGTTCACTGTGCATGGGGAACCAGGCGCGTGTGGCGGATAACTCAACGGTTGTTTCCACCTCCACCCGTAACTTCCCGAACCGTCTGGGTACCGGTGCCGATGTGTACCTGGCCTCTGCGGAACTGGCGGCGGTGGCTTCCCTGCTGGGGCGTTTACCGACACCGGCGGAGTATCAGACCTTTATGGATAAAGTGGATGAGACGGCGGAAGATACCTACCGTTACCTCAACTTTGACCAACTGAATGAGTATACCAAAGTCGCGGATGGCGTGATTTTCCAGACTCAGGTGTGA
- a CDS encoding YacL family protein has product MDYEFSLGIDGNVIVKLSMDHEAIGHWLNEEVKGDLSVIDEITVAFDSIKGREQQWQRVGHEYTLLMDDEEIMINANQITFETDEPDEGMSYYDNESIAFCGTADFMILLENYRKFIVTGGQG; this is encoded by the coding sequence ATGGATTATGAATTTTCCCTCGGGATCGACGGGAACGTGATAGTTAAGCTGTCAATGGATCACGAAGCGATCGGTCACTGGCTGAATGAAGAAGTGAAAGGGGATCTCTCGGTGATTGATGAGATAACCGTGGCATTTGACAGTATTAAAGGGCGGGAACAACAGTGGCAGCGAGTGGGGCATGAATACACTTTGCTGATGGATGATGAGGAAATCATGATTAACGCGAATCAGATTACCTTTGAAACAGATGAGCCGGACGAAGGCATGAGTTATTACGATAATGAAAGTATTGCATTCTGCGGCACAGCTGACTTTATGATTTTACTGGAAAACTATCGTAAATTTATTGTGACCGGCGGGCAGGGCTGA